CCCGAACTCCAGACCACCACCAGCGCCGCTTCGAGAGCCAACAGGGGAATGGCGACGGGCCACAGGCGGGCAGTCTGTTGAACGGGCATGGCAGATGACCGGATAGAGGGTGTAGGTGCAGGCTACGAAAGCGGAGTAATCTAATAAATCAAAATATATTTAATCAGTAGTTCGGAATTGTTAAACGATGAATGCCGTGCTCGATATCGAACTGATCCGCACCTTCCATGCCGTGGCACGCAGCGGGCGCTTCAAGGCCGCAGCCGAACAGCTGCACAGGAGCCCGGCGGCGATCAGCGTGCATATCCAGCGTCTGGAGACGGTCGCCGGTGGCCGGCTGTTCGACCGCGACAACCAGTCCGTGGCGCTAACGGCGCTGGGCAAGCGCCTGCTGCGCTCGACCGGCGAACTGCTCAGTACCCACGACCGGGTGCTGGCCGAGCTGCACGGGCCGCGGCTAGTGGGGCGCATCAGGTTGGGGGTGCCCGACGAATACGCCGCCCACGTGATCCGCGACATCCTGCCGATCTTCGCGGCGGCCTGGCCCAATGTGGTGCTGGAGGTACAGACCGCACCCAGCTATACGCTGCGCGAGCAAGTGCGGGCCGGCAAGCTGCACGGCGCGGTGCTTACCCTGCCGCTGGGGCAGCGTGAGGGCGCCCAGGTGCTGGTCGCCACCACGCCGGTATGGGTCGCCGCGGCGTCCCACCCAAAGAACTGGGGCGAGACCCTTCCACTGGCCATCCACGCGGCCGACTGCCCGTACCGCAGCCTGATGCTGGAGTCCCTGAAAGCGGCGGGCTATACCTGGCGGGTCGTGCTCGACAGCCCGTCCAGCCAGGCCATCAAGGCCTGCGTGGAGGCAGGCCTGGCGATCACCCTGATGGATCGCGCGAAGATGAGCAGCGCCATGCGCATCGTCGAAGAGCTGCCCCAGGCCGCCGAGCACGAGGTGCTGTTCCTGCGCTCGGCCCAGGCCCAGCACGACGAAGCCCTGGAGCTGTTGGCCCAGGCCATTCGTCAGCACTTCCGGTTGTGATCAGCGGTGCTTGGTGCTCGAGCGCAGCTTGTAGCGTTCGCCCGGATGGATCAGGCGCACGTAGCTGATCAGGTGCTCGTCCGACCAGGTGCGGCGGATCATCGACAGGCAGGCGGCGCCCGGCTCGATATCCAGCCATTCGGCGGTGCGGGCGTCGGCATGCACGGCCTCGACCACATGCTCCACGTCGCTGATCGGGCAGCTGGCGACCAGCACTTCGTTGGGCGTCTGCCTGGAGAAGTCGCTGTTCAGGTAGTGGGGCACCCAGCGCGGGTTGACGAAGCGATCCTCGAGCTGGATCGGCACGCCGTCTTCCAGGTGCACGAGGATGCTGTGGAATACTTCGGCGCCAATACGCAGGCCCAGGCGCAGCGCCACTTCGTCATCGGCGGCCAGGGCTTCGCTGCGCAGGATGCGGTTGGCGTAGGCATGACCACGGGCGCGCACCTCGGCGGCGATGTTCATCACCTCATGCAATGAAGACTCGGACTTGCGGTCGGTGACGAAGGTGCCCAGGCCGGCCTGGCGAATCAGGTAACCCTGCTGCACCAGGTTGTTGATGGCCTTGTTGGCCGTCATGCGGCTGACCGAGAAATCCCGGGCCAGCTGCTCTTCGGGGGAATCTGGTGATGCAGCGGGTAGTCACCGTTGCCGATGCGCTCGAGCAGAAAATCCTCGATGGCCTTGTAGCGCGGGGTGGTACTGGTCACGACAACTCCTTGGTAATGCCCGGTGCGCGGATGATAGCGGAGCGCAACGCTCCACTCCCAGCGCCGTAGTGGTAGGGCGGACTCAGGAGCGAAGCGAACAGTCCGCCAGGCAATGCCCAATTCGCCATCACAGGCTACGCCTTGGCCCGACGGCGTACCGTTTCGCGACGACTACAGGGATGTAGGCGTCAGCGCGACGCAGGATGCCAAAGCCGAGTACGCCCTGGATCTATGTGCGTATCAACCCACCGACGGCAGCATGCCGGCCGGCAGCAATGGCGTCAGCACGCGCTCGCTCAGCAGTTCGTCGGCGGCGGCGATGTCCGGGGCGAAGAAGCGATCCTCGACGTAGTAGGGCACCTGGGCGCGCAGGGTCTGGCGCGCCTGTTCCAGTTTCGCCGAGCTCTTCAGGCCATGGCGGAAGTCCAGGCCCTGGCAGGCGCCCAGCCATTCGATGGCGAGGATGCCGCGCACGTTCTCGGCCATCGGCCACAGGCGCTTGCCGGCGTTCGGTGCCATGGACACGTGGTCTTCCTGGTTGGCCGAGGTCGGCAGGCTGTCGACGCTATGGGGGTGGGCCAGGGCCTTGTTGTCGCTGGCCAGGGCCGCGGCGGTGACCTGGGCGATCATGAAGCCGGAGTTGACCCCGCCGTTCTCGACCAGGAAGGGCGGCAGCTGCGACATGTGGCGGTCCATCATCAGCGAGATGCGCCGCTCCGACAGGGCACCGATTTCGGCCAGGGCCAGGGCCAGGTTGTCGGCGGCCATGGCCACGGGTTCTGCGTGGAAGTTGCCGCCGGAAATCACGTCGCCCTGGTCGGCGAACACCAGCGGGTTGTCGGATACCGCGTTGGCCTCGATCTGCAGCACCTCGGCGGCCTGGCGCAGCTGGGTCAGGCAGGCGCCCATGACCTGGGGCTGGCAGCGCAGCGAGTAGGGATCCTGAACCTTGTCGCAGTTGGCGTGGGAGCGCGCCACTTCGCTGCTGTCGCCGAGCAGGTCGCGGTAGGCCGCCGCCACGTCGATCTGCCCGTGCTGGCCGCGGGCAGCGTGGATGCGCGCATCGAACGGGGCGCGCGAGCCGAGCATGGCCTCCACGCTCAGGGCGCCGCACACGGTGGCGGCAGCGAACAGGTCTTCGCCCTCGAACAGCCCGCGCAACGCGTAGGCAGTGGACACCTGGGTCCCGTTGAGCAAGGCCAGGCCCTCCTTGGCCGCCAGGGTCAGCGGCTCCAGGCCGGCCACTGCCAGCGCTTCACGGGCCGGCAGCCATTGGCCCTTGTGGCGTGCCTTGCTCTCGCCGAGCAGCAGCAGCGACATGTGCGCCAGGGGCGCCAGGTCGCCGGAAGCGCCCACCGAGCCCTTGAGCGGAATGTGCGGGTAGACCTCGGCGTTGATCAGCGCGATCAGCGCATCGATCACCGTGCGGCGGATGGCCGAAAAGCCCCGGGCCAGGCTGTTGACCTTGAGCAGCATGATCAACCGCACCAGGGCGTCATCCAGCGCTTCGCCGACACCGGCGGCGTGGGACAGCACCAGCGAGCGCTGCAGTTTTTCCAGGTCGTCCGGGGCAATGCGGGTCGAGGCCAGCAGGCCAAAGCCGGTGTTGATGCCATAGGCGGTGCGGCCTTCGGCGAGTATCCGCTCGACACAGGCGACGCTGGCGTCGATGCCGGCATGGGCGCTGGCATCCAGCGTGACGTTGACCGGCTGCAGGTACAGGGTGCGCAGCTGGGCCAGGGTCAGCGAGCCCGGTTTGAGGTTCAGGGTGGTCATGAATCAGGCTCCTCGGGTGATCATCGGCAGGTTCAGGCCCTGCTCGTGTGCGCACTCTATGGCGATCGGGTAGCCGGCGTCAGCATGGCGCATCACGCCGCTGGCCGGGTCGTTGGTCAGTACCCGGGCGATGCGCTCGGCGGCTTCGTCGCTGCCGTCGCAGACGATCACCACCCCCGCGTGCTGGGAGAAGCCCATGCCCACGCCGCCGCCGTGGTGCAGCGACACCCAGGTGGCGCCGCCGGCGGTATTGAGCAGGGCGTTGAGCAGCGGCCAGTCGGACACCGCATCGGAGCCGTCCATCATCGCCTCGGTCTCGCGGTTGGGGCTGGCCACCGAACCGGAATCCAGGTGGTCACGGCCGATCACCACCGGCGCCGACAGCTCGCCGCTGCGCACCATCTCGTTGAACGCCAGGCCCAGCTTGGCGCGCTGGCCGAGGCCGACCCAGCAGATGCGCGCCGGCAGGCCCTGGAAGGCGATGCGCTCGCGGGCCATGTCCAGCCAGCGGTGCAGGTGGGCGTCGTCGGGGATCAGTTGCTTGACCTTGGCGTCGGTCTTGTAGATGTCCTCGGGGTTGCCGGATAGCGCCACCCAGCGGAACGGGCCGATGCCACGGCAGAACAGCGGGCGGATATAGGCCGGCACGAAACCGGGGAAGTCAAAGGCGTTGGCCACGCCTTCGTCCTTGGCCATCTGGCGGATGTTGTTGCCGTAGTCGAAGGTCGGCACGCCCATCTTCTTGAAGTCGAGCATGGCCTGCACGTGCACGGCCATGGATTGCTTGGCGGCCTTGACCACTTCGGCGGGCTGGGTTGCGGCGCGGTCGCGGTACTGCTCCCAGGCCCAGCCGGCCGGCAGGTAGCCGTTGAGCGGGTCGTGGGCGCTGGTCTGATCGGTGACCATATCCGGGCGCACACCGCGGCGCACCAGCTCGGGCAGGATCTCGGCGGCATTGCCGTGCAGGGCAATGGAGATGGCCTTGCCTTCGGCGGTGTACTTGGCGATGCGCGCCAGGGCGTCGTCCAGATTCTCGGCCTGTTCGTCGACGTAGCGGGTACGCAGACGGAAGTCGATGCGGCTCTGCTGGCACTCGATGTTCAGCGAGCAGGCGCCGGCCAGGGTGGCGGCCAGCGGCTGGGCGCCGCCCATGCCGCCAAGCCCGGCGGTCAGCACCCAGCGGCCCTTGAGATCGCCGGCGTAGTGCTGGCGTCCGGCCTCGACGAAGGTTTCATAGGTGCCCTGGACGATGCCCTGGCTGCCGATGTAGATCCAGCTGCCGGCGGTCATCTGGCCGTACATGGCCAGGCCCTTGGCATCCAGCTCGTTGAAGTGCTCCCAGGTCGCCCAGTGCGGCACCAGGTTGGAGTTGGCGATCAGCACCCGCGGTGCGTTGGCGTGGGTCTTGAATACGCCCACCGGCTTGCCGGACTGCACCAGCAGGGTCTCATCGTCGTTCAGCTGCTTGAGGCTCTCGACGATGGCATCGAAGCATTCCCAGTTGCGTGCTGCCCGGCCGATGCCGCCGTAGACCACCAGCTCCTTGGGATTTTCCGCCACCTCGGGATCCAGGTTGTTCATCAGCATGCGCAGCGGCGCTTCGGTCAGCCAGCTCTTGGCCGTGAGCGTGGTGCCGCGCGGGGCGCGGATTTCGGTGTCGCGGAACTTGGTCATGGTGCGGGCTCCTGTAGGAACGGGTCAGGGGTGGGCGGTCAGAGCCAACCCAGAAATCGGGCAAGGTAGGCCATGGGGATGGCCAGCAGCAGGCTGAGCAGGGTGCGCTGCAGCCAGATCAGCAGCAGGTGGCCCAGGCTCAGGGGAATCCGCGTGGCCAGCACGCAGGGAATCGAGGCGGAGAGAAACAGCACGCTGCTGACCGAGACGATGGCGGTGACGAACTTCACCAGCAGGTCGGCGTCCTTGAGCAGCATCGCCGGCAGGAACATCTCCGCCAGGCCGGCGGACAGGGCGCGGGCCACCTGCATGGGATCCTCCAGGCCGAACAGCCAGGTCAGCGGGTAGAGCAGCACGCCGAGGGCGTCGAACAAGGGGGTGTACTTGGCGGCGAGCAAGCCGAGCAGGCCGACGGCGAGAATGCTCGGCAGGATCGCGGCGGTCATGCGCAGGCCATCGACGAAGGTTTCACGCAGCGCCGAGCCCAGCGCCGGTGCGATGCTGGCCTGCTGCATGCCGGCGCGCCAGGCGCTGCCCAGGCGGCTTTCACCGGCCTGCAGTTGCGCTTCGGGGGTGGACTCGGAAGGCAGGCGCGACAGCGGATAGATGCGCGCGCTGATCGCGGTGACCGCGAAGGTCACCGCCATGGCGCTCCAGAAATACAGGTTCCACTGGCCCATCAGGCCCAGGGTCTTGGCGATGATGACCATGAACGGCGCCGATACGGTGGAGAACCCGGTGGCGATGATCGCCGCCTCGCGCACGCTGTAATGGCCCTGCTGGTACATGCGGTCGGTGATCAAGAGGCCCACCGAATAACTGCCGACGAAGGACGCCACCGCGTCGATGGCCGACTTGCCCGGGGTGCGCCAGATCGGCCGCATCACCGGCTGCATCAGCACGCCGATCAGCTCCAGCAGGCCGAAGCCGATCAGGAACACCAGGGCCAGCGAGCCCAGCGGGACGATCAGCGCCAGGCTGAGTACCAGCTTCTCGAACAGGAACGGCAGCATGTCCGGCTGGTACAGCGCCTGTGGGCCGAGCTGCAGCAGGTAGGCGGCGCCGATCAGCAGGCCGAATACCTTGAGTACGCTGAATACCGTATGGGTCAGGCTGCGCCGCCAACTGCCGTCGAGCCAGGGCGCCAGGGCGCCATAGAGCATGAACAGCAGCGCCACGCCGATCACCAGGGGCCGCGCGTGCAGTTGCAGGGCACTGGCCGCGTGGTCGAGGAGGATGGTCGAACGCCCGGCGATCTCGAACGGCACGAAGAACAGCAGCAGGCCGATCAGGCTGTAGCCCAGCAAGCGCGCCAGGGCACGGGGGCGCGACACGCCGGCCCTCAAGGGCAGGAACTCAGACATGGCGCGGCTCCTGGCCGCGGCGGGCGGTGGTGAACATCGGGGTTTCCTCGTCGTTGTTGTTGTGCGGGAAAGCGCGGTTCTTGCCTGCTCAGAGGCTGAGCAGATGGATCAGCCGCGCCGCCACCTTGGCGGTACGGTTGTCGATGTCGTAGTCGGGGTTGAGCTCGGCCAGGTCGGCCAGGCGCAGCTTGCCGCTGGCCTTGAGCCGTTCGAGCAGCGGCTCCAGCAGTTCCAGGCGCACACCACGGGCGGCCGGCGCGCTGACGCCCGGCGCTTCGCACGCCGGCAGCA
Above is a genomic segment from Pseudomonas argentinensis containing:
- a CDS encoding LysR family transcriptional regulator: MNAVLDIELIRTFHAVARSGRFKAAAEQLHRSPAAISVHIQRLETVAGGRLFDRDNQSVALTALGKRLLRSTGELLSTHDRVLAELHGPRLVGRIRLGVPDEYAAHVIRDILPIFAAAWPNVVLEVQTAPSYTLREQVRAGKLHGAVLTLPLGQREGAQVLVATTPVWVAAASHPKNWGETLPLAIHAADCPYRSLMLESLKAAGYTWRVVLDSPSSQAIKACVEAGLAITLMDRAKMSSAMRIVEELPQAAEHEVLFLRSAQAQHDEALELLAQAIRQHFRL
- the hutU gene encoding urocanate hydratase is translated as MTKFRDTEIRAPRGTTLTAKSWLTEAPLRMLMNNLDPEVAENPKELVVYGGIGRAARNWECFDAIVESLKQLNDDETLLVQSGKPVGVFKTHANAPRVLIANSNLVPHWATWEHFNELDAKGLAMYGQMTAGSWIYIGSQGIVQGTYETFVEAGRQHYAGDLKGRWVLTAGLGGMGGAQPLAATLAGACSLNIECQQSRIDFRLRTRYVDEQAENLDDALARIAKYTAEGKAISIALHGNAAEILPELVRRGVRPDMVTDQTSAHDPLNGYLPAGWAWEQYRDRAATQPAEVVKAAKQSMAVHVQAMLDFKKMGVPTFDYGNNIRQMAKDEGVANAFDFPGFVPAYIRPLFCRGIGPFRWVALSGNPEDIYKTDAKVKQLIPDDAHLHRWLDMARERIAFQGLPARICWVGLGQRAKLGLAFNEMVRSGELSAPVVIGRDHLDSGSVASPNRETEAMMDGSDAVSDWPLLNALLNTAGGATWVSLHHGGGVGMGFSQHAGVVIVCDGSDEAAERIARVLTNDPASGVMRHADAGYPIAIECAHEQGLNLPMITRGA
- the hutH gene encoding histidine ammonia-lyase, translating into MTTLNLKPGSLTLAQLRTLYLQPVNVTLDASAHAGIDASVACVERILAEGRTAYGINTGFGLLASTRIAPDDLEKLQRSLVLSHAAGVGEALDDALVRLIMLLKVNSLARGFSAIRRTVIDALIALINAEVYPHIPLKGSVGASGDLAPLAHMSLLLLGESKARHKGQWLPAREALAVAGLEPLTLAAKEGLALLNGTQVSTAYALRGLFEGEDLFAAATVCGALSVEAMLGSRAPFDARIHAARGQHGQIDVAAAYRDLLGDSSEVARSHANCDKVQDPYSLRCQPQVMGACLTQLRQAAEVLQIEANAVSDNPLVFADQGDVISGGNFHAEPVAMAADNLALALAEIGALSERRISLMMDRHMSQLPPFLVENGGVNSGFMIAQVTAAALASDNKALAHPHSVDSLPTSANQEDHVSMAPNAGKRLWPMAENVRGILAIEWLGACQGLDFRHGLKSSAKLEQARQTLRAQVPYYVEDRFFAPDIAAADELLSERVLTPLLPAGMLPSVG
- a CDS encoding YjiH family protein; translation: MSEFLPLRAGVSRPRALARLLGYSLIGLLLFFVPFEIAGRSTILLDHAASALQLHARPLVIGVALLFMLYGALAPWLDGSWRRSLTHTVFSVLKVFGLLIGAAYLLQLGPQALYQPDMLPFLFEKLVLSLALIVPLGSLALVFLIGFGLLELIGVLMQPVMRPIWRTPGKSAIDAVASFVGSYSVGLLITDRMYQQGHYSVREAAIIATGFSTVSAPFMVIIAKTLGLMGQWNLYFWSAMAVTFAVTAISARIYPLSRLPSESTPEAQLQAGESRLGSAWRAGMQQASIAPALGSALRETFVDGLRMTAAILPSILAVGLLGLLAAKYTPLFDALGVLLYPLTWLFGLEDPMQVARALSAGLAEMFLPAMLLKDADLLVKFVTAIVSVSSVLFLSASIPCVLATRIPLSLGHLLLIWLQRTLLSLLLAIPMAYLARFLGWL